GCCACAGCAGCTTCCAGGAGAGGGAGAGTTCGCGTCCGGCGACGCGCAGCACCGCCCCCGGCGCGACCTCCAGCGGGTCGGGTTCCAGCGGCAGCCGCTCGGTGAAGACGAAGTCCACCTGCACGCCGCCGCCCGGCAGGCCGTCGGCCGCCCAGGGCAGCAGCAGGCGGCGGCCGGGGACGCGGTCGTACGTCCAGATGTCCTCGTCGACGGCCTCGTCCGGCAGGAAGCGGACCGGGCCGGCGGCGGGGACGGCGGCGGTCAGGTCGGCGAACAGGGCGGCGGTGCGCGGGTCGTCGAGCCCCCAGTCGGCGGGGACGACCACGAAGTCCAGGTCGCCCGGTTCGCGGGCGGCGGGGCCGAACCAGGCGCGCAGCACCACGGAGCCGCGCAGCACCAGGTGGTCGGCCCAGCGGGAGGCGGCGACGGCGGCCAGCACGGCGTCCATCGCGGTGCGGCGGGCGGCCCGCCAGGCGGTGGCCGGCGCGGGGTCGGCGAAGCGCGGGTCGGTGGGCCGGTACGCGTCGGCGTGCTGCTTGAGCGACGGGTCGAAGACCGCGGCCTGCCGGGCCCGCGGGTCCGCGATCGGACGGAACGTCAGCGGCAGCTCGGCGTGGGCGCTCCGGGCTAGCTCGGCGGCGTCGGGGGCGCCGCGTCCGTCGGTCACGACGGGCCCGCCGCGCCGTCGTCCAGCCAGCCGTCGTCCAGAGCGAGCGCCGAGTCGTGGACCACGTACTCGCGTTCGGCCTTCAGCGGCGGGAAGCCGGCCGCGGTCAGGGCGGCGGTCAGGCGTTCCAGGCGGGAGCCGGCGGTGGCCTGGCCGACCCGGTGGCAGCGCTGGGTGACGAAGTACTGCCGGTGGCCGTCGGGTTCGGTGCGGCGGGCGTTCCAGGACACGTGGGCGCCGTGGCCGGCGGCGGCCCGGGCGAGGGCCTCGCGGGGCGTGCCGGGGGAGAGCCGGACCTTCACGTGGTGTTCGAAGTAGTGCGCGGGGTCGGCGCGTTCGGCCTCGGCGTCGGTGCGCGGGACGCCCGGCGCCCAGGGCGCGGCCTCGATCTTCACCCGGACCGGGGTGAACCCGGCCCCGCGCAGCCGGGCCGCCTCGGCGGCGGCCCGCCGGTGCTGCGCGGCCAGCGTGCCCGCGGCCCGCCAGGACAGCATCGGCTGCGAGGGGTGCCGCCCGCGGGCCAGCAGGATGTGGGTGAACTCCAGCCCGTGCGCGGCCGCCCAGCCCGCCAGCGCCCCGGCCTCGGCCGGGGCCAGCGTCAGGTGCGTCTCGTACGGGGCGACCCCGGCGGTGCTGCGAACGGGCATGCGGGGATTGTGGCAGCCGGGACGGACACCGCCGCGGGCTGGGCAGGCCGGGCCCGGGGGAGGGCTAGAAGAGCTTGAGCTTGTCGTCGTCGATGCCGCGCAGCTCGTCGTAGTCGAGGACGACGCAGCCGATGCCCCGGTCGGTGGCCAGCACCCGGGCCTGCGGCTTGATCTCCTGGGCGGCGAAGACACCCTTGACCGGGGCCAGCAGCGGGTCGCGGTTGAGGAGTTCGAGGTAGCGGGTGAGCTGCTCGACGCCGTCGATCTCGCCGCGGCGCTTGATCTCGATGGCGACGGTGGCGCCGTCGGAGTCGCGGCAGAGGAGGTCGACCGGGCCGATCGGGGTCGGGTACTCGCGGCGGATCAGCTGCCAGCCGGAGCCGAGCACCTCCATCCGGTCGGCGAGCAGCTCCTGTAGGTGGGCCTCCACGCCGTCCTTGATCAGGCCGGGGTCGACGCCGAGTTCGTGCGAGGAGTCGTGGTGGACGTCCTCCAGCGTGATGATCAGCTTCTCGCCGGCCTTGTTGGTGACCGTCCACACGCCGTCGCCCTCCTTGAG
This is a stretch of genomic DNA from Kitasatospora fiedleri. It encodes these proteins:
- a CDS encoding nucleotidyl transferase AbiEii/AbiGii toxin family protein, with the translated sequence MTDGRGAPDAAELARSAHAELPLTFRPIADPRARQAAVFDPSLKQHADAYRPTDPRFADPAPATAWRAARRTAMDAVLAAVAASRWADHLVLRGSVVLRAWFGPAAREPGDLDFVVVPADWGLDDPRTAALFADLTAAVPAAGPVRFLPDEAVDEDIWTYDRVPGRRLLLPWAADGLPGGGVQVDFVFTERLPLEPDPLEVAPGAVLRVAGRELSLSWKLLWLAADAYPQGKDLYDAVLLAESTALRYGVLREVFTGGEIHLAEHPPGPDDLPGGAPDTGGADWAHFRTEYPDLPAADDLCRRLAAALAPTFAEVPDAERAAWWAEGWAAPLREAHAAGGLDAAEAWLCARGAPLGLARRLLRRALGPDAPDPLDALLARPAWAAYARRLARGNVTLEQLLL
- the nucS gene encoding endonuclease NucS, which produces MRLVIAKCTVDYAGRLAAHLPSAVRLVIVKADGSVSIHADDRAYKPLNWMSPPCSLKEGDGVWTVTNKAGEKLIITLEDVHHDSSHELGVDPGLIKDGVEAHLQELLADRMEVLGSGWQLIRREYPTPIGPVDLLCRDSDGATVAIEIKRRGEIDGVEQLTRYLELLNRDPLLAPVKGVFAAQEIKPQARVLATDRGIGCVVLDYDELRGIDDDKLKLF